The Anopheles merus strain MAF chromosome 2L, AmerM5.1, whole genome shotgun sequence genome has a segment encoding these proteins:
- the LOC121592735 gene encoding catalase-like, with translation MSRNPAENQLNAYKDAQKDKVTATMSHGAPVGTKTASETAGPRGPVLLQDVHLIDELAHFDRERIPERVVHAKGAGAFGYFEVTHDITQYCAAKLFEKVGKKTPLAVRFSTVGGESGSADTVRDPRGFAVKFYTDDGVWDMVGNNTPIFFIRDPVLFPSFIHTQKRNPATHLKDPDMFWDFISLRPETTHQTMFLFSDRGTPDGYRFMNGYGSHTYKLVNADGKPVYCKFHFKTDQGIKNLDPARANELTATDPDYSIRDLYNAIAKKDFPSWTLKVQVMTFEQAEKVPYNPFDLTKVWPQSDFPLIPVGRMVLDRNPNNYFAEVEQAAFAPSHLVPGIEPSPDKMLQARLFAYADTHRHRVGANYLMLPVNCPYRVATRNFQRDGPMNCTDNQGGAPNYFPNSFSGPQTCPRAHKLQNTPLKLSGDVNRYETGDEDNFSQATVFYRRVLDDAGRQRLINNIVGHLKDASPFLQERAVKNFAMVDADFGRHLSEGLKLRRTANL, from the coding sequence GATAAGGTGACGGCTACGATGAGCCATGGTGCTCCCGTCGGTACCAAGACCGCGTCGGAGACGGCAGGTCCGCGCGgtccggtgctgctgcaggaCGTTCACCTGATCGACGAGCtggcccactttgaccgtgaGCGTATTCCGGAGCGCGTTGTGCACGCTAAGGGAGCCGGTGCGTTCGGTTACTTCGAGGTTACCCACGACATCACGCAGTACTGCGCCGCCAAGCTGTTCGAGAAGGTTGGCAAGAAAACGCCACTTGCCGTACGCTTCTCTACCGTCGGCGGCGAGAGCGGCTCGGCCGATACGGTACGCGATCCGCGCGGTTTCGCCGTCAAGTTCTACACGGACGATGGGGTGTGGGATATGGTCGGCAACAATACGCCCATATTCTTCATCCGTGATCCGGTGCTATTCCCGAGCTTCATCCACACGCAAAAGCGCAATCCCGCCACCCACCTGAAGGATCCGGACATGTTCTGGGACTTTATTTCGCTGCGACCGGAGACGACGCACCAGACGATGTTCCTGTTCTCCGACCGGGGCACTCCGGACGGTTACCGTTTCATGAACGGGTACGGTTCGCACACGTACAAGCTGGTCAACGCGGACGGCAAGCCAGTGTACTGCAAGTTCCACTTCAAGACGGACCAGGGCATTAAGAATCTGGATCCGGCCCGTGCGAACGAGCTGACCGCCACCGATCCGGACTACAGCATTCGCGACCTGTACAATGCGATCGCCAAGAAGGACTTCCCCAGCTGGACGCTCAAGGTGCAGGTGATGACGTTCGAGCAGGCCGAAAAGGTTCCGTACAATCCGTTCGATCTGACCAAGGTTTGGCCGCAGAGCGATTTCCCGCTCATTCCGGTCGGTCGTATGGTGCTGGACCGCAACCCGAACAACTACTTCGCCGAGGTGGAACAGGCCGCGTTTGCCCCATCTCACCTGGTGCCCGGCATCGAGCCGTCGCCCGACAAGATGCTGCAGGCGCGTCTGTTCGCTTACGCCGATACGCACCGTCACCGCGTGGGTGCCAACTATCTGATGCTGCCGGTCAACTGCCCTTACCGGGTAGCGACCCGCAACTTCCAGCGCGATGGGCCGATGAACTGCACCGACAATCAGGGCGGCGCGCCGAACTACTTCCCGAACTCGTTCAGCGGTCCGCAAACCTGCCCGAGGGCGCACAAGCTGCAGAACACGCCGCTGAAGCTGTCGGGCGATGTTAACCGGTACGAAACGGGAGATGAGGACAATTTCTCGCAGGCGACCGTGTTCTACCGTCGCGTGCTGGATGACGCTGGCCGCCAGCGCCTGATCAATAACATCGTGGGACACCTGAAGGATGCGTCGCCGTTCCTGCAGGAACGTGCGGTGAAGAATTTCGCCATGGTTGATGCCGATTTTGGCCGTCACCTTTCCGAGGGACTGAAGCTGCGCCGCACGGCCAATCTGTAA